One window of Catharus ustulatus isolate bCatUst1 chromosome 3, bCatUst1.pri.v2, whole genome shotgun sequence genomic DNA carries:
- the NENF gene encoding neudesin — MAGAAAPLLFLLLLLRAASAEPQLRFRPPAEAPVRLFTEPELARYDGQQEGQPIYLAVKGVVFDVTSGKEFYGKGAPYNALVGKDSTRGVAKMSLDPADLTHDTTGLTEEELKSLDDIFNNVYKAKYPIVGYTSRRILNEDGSPNLDFKPEDQPHFSIKDEF, encoded by the exons ATGGCGGGCGCTGCGGCTCcgctcctgttcctgctcctgctcctgcggGCCGCCAGCGCCGAGCCCCAGCTGCGCTTCAGGCCGCCGGCCGAGGCCCCCGTGCGGCTCTTCACCGAGCCCGAGCTGGCCAGATACGACGGGCAGCAG GAAGGACAGCCCATCTACCTGGCAGTGAAGGGAGTAGTGTTTGATGTCACCTCTGGAAAAG AATTCTATGGAAAAGGAGCCCCATACAATGCTTTAGTTGGAAAAGACTCAACAAGAGGAGTTGCAAAGATGTCTCTGGATCCAGCAGATCTTACACATGACACA ACAGGACTCACAGAGGAGGAACTGAAGTCCCTGGATGACATCTTCAATAATGTTTATAAAGCCAAATATCCAATTGTTGGCTATACTTCTCGGCGGATTCTGAATGAGGATGGCAGCCCCAATCTGGACTTTAAACCTGAAGATCAACCACATTTCAGCATTAAAGATGAGTTTTGA